ACGCGAACGTCCCCGTCCTGTCGTACGCGGCGAAGTACGAGTCGGCGTTCTACGGGCCGTTCCGGGACGCCGCGGACGGCGCGCCCGCGTTCGGCGACCGCCGACACTACCAGATGGATCCGGCGAACCGCCGGGAGGCCCGCCGCGAGGTCGCGCTCGACGTCGCGGAGGGCGCGGACGTCCTCATGGTCAAGCCCGCGCTCCCGTACCTGGACGTCGTCGCGGACGTCCGCCGCGAGTTCGACCGGCCGGTGGCGGCGTACAACGTCTCCGGCGAGTATGCGATGCTGCACGCCGCCGCCGACCGGGGCTGGCTGGACCTGGAGGCCACGGCGAGAGAGTCCGTCCTCTCCATAAAGCGGGCGGGCGCGGACCTCGTCGTGACGTACTTCGCGGAGCGCCTCGCCGCGGCGCAGTAACGCCGTGGGAGCTCGGCGACGCCCGGTCGCGTTCGCGCGCCCAATAGAATGTTTTTATACACATAGGGCTATGGTACAGGGTATGTGCCGACGCAAGTTAATTGGGGGTGTGGGTGGTGCCGTGGGTGCGAGTGCGACCGCTGGCTGCATGGGGCTGCTGTCGTGTGGCGCTGGCGAGCACGAGGCCGCGAACATCGCGGAGGAACCGGCGGCGTACGACGAGGTGGCCGTGGAGGGGACGGTCTCGGACCTGAACGAGGACGGGTTCGGTATCGTCGTCGACGACACGACGGGGTCGCTCCGGATCTTTCCAGGCGGCGGGTACGCGTACGACAAGGAGGTGCTCGACGAGGGCGATTGCGTCGAGATCGAGGGGACGGTCGACGTGGAGTCGACGCGGGACAGCGAGTACGACGCCGTCATCGACGAGGATACGACGACGCTCTCCTAGCGGTTCGGCGTCTGCTGTCCGGTCCTCGAGACGAGTGCTCGTTGCGGTCGGTGGGTGGCCGCGTGCAATTCTTGCCGCGGGGAGTGGGTCGACGCCGTCCTCCGATTAGTCGCTTCGTTGAGTGACGCGAGGGGCGTCGCCGCGGTTCCAGTAGTCCTCACGAACGTCCAGTTCTGTACGATTGGACGCACGATTACCGGACGGAATACAACCTTAAACACATCGTATCCGATTCAAGTTCGTACGGACGTCCATTAGGAGGTCGTATTCTTGGCCAAACGTCAACGCTTATCCTTATATGCTGTGGTGCTATGACGACTATCCGTGACTCGGAACACGAACGCGTGCAAATTGGAACGTATCGTGGACGAACGTTCAGATAGTTGCGGTAGGGGTGGTGGGTTCGACAGCGAGTCGGCCGACGACCGGACTCTGGACGACCGCACCGCGGACGACGACCAGCCCCGGAGTGATCGCACCGTGAACGACGACCTGCTCGCGACGCTCGCCGAGGTCGAATCCTGATGCTCGAGACGGTACCACTTCAGTCCGACCCCCAGACGATCGCCAACGGCATCAACTACGTCTGGGTGCTCGTCGTCTCCTTCCTCATCTTCTTCATGCAACCCGGCTTCGCGCTGCTCGAAGCCGGCCAGGTCCGCGCGAAGAACGTCGGGAACGTCCTCATGAAGAACATGACGGACTGGGCGCTCGGCGTGCTCGTGTACTTCGTCGTCGGCGCCGGACTGGCCGGCGTCGTCGCCGCGCTCACCTCCGGCTCCGCGCTCGACGTCATGGGCGCGTTCTCGTACGTCGGATCGCCCGGCGCCGTCGGCTGGATCGACTGGGTGTTCGGCGCCGTGTTCGCGATGACCGCCGCGACGATCGTCTCCGGCGCCGTCGCCGAACGCATGGACTTCCGCGCGTACGTCCTCCTCGTCGTCGCCGTGACCGCCGTCGTCTACCCGACCGTTCAGGGCCTGACGTGGGCCGGCGGGCTGCTCTCGGGACCGACGCCGGACGGCACCGGCGGGTTCGTCGGCGCCGCGCTCGGCGTCGGCTACCTCGACTTCGCGGGTGCGACCGTCGTCCACATGGTCGGCGGTCTCGCCGGCCTCGTCGCCGCGAAGCTGGTCGGCCCGCGCAAGGGCCGGTTCGACGCGAACGGCGACAGCCAGCCGATCCCCGGGCACTCGATGCTGCTCGCGGTGCTCGGCACGCTCATCCTCGCGTTCGGCTGGTACGGGTTCAACGTCGGCACGCAAGCGACCGTGCTCTCGGTCGCCGACGACGGCTCCGTCGCGTTCATGGGCGCCGCACTCGGGCGCGTCGTCCTCGTCACCACGCTCGGCATGGGCGCCGGCGCGATGGCCGCGATGGCCGTCTCGACGTACTGGCAGGGCAAACCCGACCCGCTCTGGATGGCCAACGGCCTGCTCGCCGGCCTCGTCGCCGTGACGGGCGCGGTCCCGCACGTCACGTGGTGGGGCGGCCTCCTCCTCGGCGCGCTCGGCGGCGCGCTCGTCCTGCCCGCGTACCGCTTCACCGTCGACACGCTCAAGATCGACGACGTCTGCGGCGTCTTCGCGGTCCACGGCGTCGCCGGCGCGGTCGGCACGATACTCATCCCGCTGTTCGGTGCGTCCAGTAGCGGGACCGCGATCCTCGGCGACGGCTGGGCGTTCCTCGGCGTCGACCAGCTCGCGATGCAGGTCGTCGGCGTCCTCGTCATCGCCACGTGGACGGTGCTCGCGACCGGCGCGGTCCTCCTCGCGCTCGACGCCCTCGTCGGCCTCCGCGTCTCCGAGGAAGAGGAAGAGGCCGGGCTCGACGTCGGCGAACACGGCATCTCGACGTACCCCGAGTTCGTCGGGAACAGCAACCCCGAGTCGAGCCGTCCCACGGTGAGCGCGGACGGCGGCACGGAGGGTGACGTCCGTACCGACGGCGGCACGGAGGGTGACGTCCGTACCGACGGTGCGACCGCCGCGAGTGACGGAGGTGAGGGCGATGACTGACGGCGAGATCCAGATGATCGTCGCCGTCATCCGCCCCGACCGCCTCACGGACGTCAAGCGCGCGCTCTCGGAGGTCGGCGCACCGTCGTTGACGGTGACGGACGTCTCCGGGCGCGGCAGTCAGCCCGCGAAGAAGAGCCAGTGGCGCGGCGAGGAGTACGTCGTCGACCTCCACCAGAAGGTCAAGGTCGAGACGGTCGTCGCCGACGTCCCCGCCGAGGACGTCGTCGAAGCGATCGCCGACGCCGCGAAGACCGGCGAGAAGGGCGACGGGAAGATCTTCACGCTCCCCGTCGACGACGCCTACCAGGTCCGCACCGGCAACACCGGCCCCGACGCGGTCTGACCGCCCGACGAACGCCCTGCGAACCGTGGTTGCCCACCTCGGAGCCGTTCCGTCTCGCCGACCTCGGAGCCGTTCCGTCTCGCCGACCGCACGCGACCGTCGCAGACGTCGGCAAGACTCACCACACCCAACTCTGCTAAGGTCCCCGCCACCCTCGGGGGCGACATGAGCGACGACTCAACCGACGACCGCGAGCGCGGGTTCTCGACGCATTCGCTGCACGCCGGTCAGGAACCCGACCCCGCGACGGGCGCGCGCGCGCCGCCGCTGTACCAGACGACGAGCTACGTGTTCGAGGACGCCGACGACGCCGCCGACCAGTTCGCGCTCGAGAAGCCCGGGTACATCTACTCGCGGCTGATGAACCCGACCCTCGAGACCCTGCAGGAGCGCCTCGCGACGCTCGAGGGCGGCGTCGGCGCGGTCGCGACCTCGTCCGGGATGGCGGCGATGAACCTCGTAACGTTCCTGCTCGCGGACGCCGGCGACAACGTCGTCTCCTCGAACTCGCTCTACGGGGGGACCGCGACGTACCTCACGCACAGCGTCGAACGCAACGGCGTGACGACGCGGTTCGTGGACGCGCTCGACTACGACGCGTACGAGGAAGCGATCGACGAGGACACCGCGTACGTGCACTTCGAGACCATCGGGAATCCCGCGCTCGACACGCCCGACATCGAGCGGATCGCGGACATCGCGCACGACCACGACGTTCCGGTGTTCGTCGACAACACGTTCGCGACCCCGCACCTCTGTAACCCCCTCGAGCACGGCGCGGACCTCGTCTGGGAGTCGACGACGAAGTGGATCCACGGCTCCGGGACGACCGTCGGCGGCGTCGTCGTCGACGGCGGGAACTTCGACTGGGCCGAACACGCCGACAAGTACCCCGAGATTGGCGGAGAGAACCCCGCGTACCACGGCGTGAACTTCGCGGAGACGTTCGGCGACGCCGCGTTCACGTACGCTGCGATCGCGCGCGGCCTCCGTGACCTCGGGAACCAACAGTCGCCCTTCGACGCGTGGCAGACGCTCCAGGGCCTGGAGACGCTTCCCTTGCGGATGGAGCGCCACAGCGAGAACGCGATGAAGGTCGCCGAGTACCTCGAGGACCACGACAACGTCGCGTGGGTGAACTACCCCGGCCTCGAATCGCATCCGACGCACGAGAACGCCTCGAAGTACCTCGACGGCGGCTACGGCGGCATGATCACGTTCGGCCTCGAAGGCGGCTACGACGCCGCACGCAGCACCGTCGAGAACACGAGTCTCGCGAGCTTGCTCGCGAACGTCGGCGACGCGAAGACGCTCATCATCCACCCCGCGAGCACCACGCACCAGCAACTCACCGACGAGGAACAGGACGAGGCCGGCGTCACCGACGACCTCGTCCGCCTGAGCGTCGGCATCGAGGACCCCGCGGACATCGTCGCGGACCTCGCCGACGCGATAGAGGCAGCTAGCGACTGACCAGCGTACGGCGTCCGCGTAGACGCCGTTTCAGGACGTTCCAATCGAGTCACTCCTGTCGAAACTACCAGAACCCAGATAGAACTTGCGTGTTGAATCCAGAGGACGAGGATGTAGCGGGACGAACAGGTTCTATTCAGAGGCGATGATCGAAATCACCTGTTCAATAGGCGTGCAGATCTACCACGGGGCCGTTCTCCAGAAAGACTACAATGCGGATACATAGATAATTGGGCATGTCCCCACCCTATCCCCCCGTCCCCGGTGTGGATGCCCTTGTCCCACCGATAGCGCTGGGTATTGGAGTAATTGCAGGATTCTTGGTGTATAGACACTCCATCCGCCATCAGGTACAGTCTCCGCTTCTGTGGGGTGGATTCGTGGGTGTCACTTTCTTCCTCGCTCCGATTATCCTCACGCCGTTCCTCATCCCGGTTTACTACTCGCTGTTCATCCCATCCGGCCCTGGCCTTCTGGTTAGACCACTCCACGCACTTGCTACAGTTCTCGGTGGAGGAACACTTGCCGCGATGGGGGCTGTTTTTGTCTATTTCGTACAATTGGCGATTGCTCGCCGACAAAGTACTGGCACCCCGTAATCCGAAAAGTACCACCCCTGTATCTACTGATTCGGACGACTGAGACTCGCGACGAGCTCTTGGAATCGAGATCCGCATTGTCCTAAGTACGCAAAGGGCGAGATGTCGCGGTTGGATGGTTTCAACAGAGCCAACGAGTGGCAGGCGGCGTCCTGGCGGACGCCGGTCGCTGATGCGACCGATTCAGTCACCGGTCGCCGGCGGTGGGTCGTCGGCGAGGGCGTCCCGGATGGCGTCGCGTTTGACGAGGAGGAAGCCGACGGCGACGACGACGAATCCGGCGACGGTGGTGATGGAGATTGCGTCGTCGAGGAACAGCCAGCCGACGACGGCGGCGAAGACGGGGGCGACGTAGCCGACGAGGTTGATCTCGACGGGGCCGAGGCGGTCCAGCAGTTCGAAGAAGAGGAGGTAGCCGACGACGCCGGCGGCGAGGACGAGGAACGCGAACGCGACGACGAACTGCTGGCTGAGGACGACGCGCTGGGGTTCGCCGGCGAGGAGGCTGCCGGCGTGGAGGAGCGGGCCGCCGAGGAGCATCATCCAGCCCTGGCGTGCGGCGACGCCGAGGCGCGGGCGTTCGCGGCGGAGGACGACGGTGGCGAGCGCGAACGCGACCGCGGACGCGGCGAGGAGCGCGACGCCGAGGCCGTCGGGCGAGGCGATCGCGCCGGGTGCGGGGACGGCGAGGACGGCGACGCCGACGAGGCCGAGGCAGACGCCGGCGACGCGCGACGGCGTCGGGCGGGCGGTGTCGAGGAGGACGACCGCGAATGCGACCGACCAGATGGGGACGGTCGCGAGCACGACCGCGCCGACGGCGCCGGTGACGCGCGCCTGGCCGGCGAACAGGAGGCCGTTGTGGACGGCGACGATGCCGATGCCGCCGACGAGGATGCTCCGGGCGTCGACTCCCGATGGCCGGATTCGCTGGCCGCGGACGAGTGCGTACGCGAGGACGACGACGCCGATGGCGTCGAACCGGAGCGCGGCCATCAGGAGCGGGTCGACGCCGGCTTTCGCGGCGGTGATCGCTGGGTAGGACGCGCCCCA
The Halorubellus sp. JP-L1 DNA segment above includes these coding regions:
- a CDS encoding OB-fold nucleic acid binding domain-containing protein, coding for MCRRKLIGGVGGAVGASATAGCMGLLSCGAGEHEAANIAEEPAAYDEVAVEGTVSDLNEDGFGIVVDDTTGSLRIFPGGGYAYDKEVLDEGDCVEIEGTVDVESTRDSEYDAVIDEDTTTLS
- a CDS encoding ammonium transporter, with the translated sequence MLETVPLQSDPQTIANGINYVWVLVVSFLIFFMQPGFALLEAGQVRAKNVGNVLMKNMTDWALGVLVYFVVGAGLAGVVAALTSGSALDVMGAFSYVGSPGAVGWIDWVFGAVFAMTAATIVSGAVAERMDFRAYVLLVVAVTAVVYPTVQGLTWAGGLLSGPTPDGTGGFVGAALGVGYLDFAGATVVHMVGGLAGLVAAKLVGPRKGRFDANGDSQPIPGHSMLLAVLGTLILAFGWYGFNVGTQATVLSVADDGSVAFMGAALGRVVLVTTLGMGAGAMAAMAVSTYWQGKPDPLWMANGLLAGLVAVTGAVPHVTWWGGLLLGALGGALVLPAYRFTVDTLKIDDVCGVFAVHGVAGAVGTILIPLFGASSSGTAILGDGWAFLGVDQLAMQVVGVLVIATWTVLATGAVLLALDALVGLRVSEEEEEAGLDVGEHGISTYPEFVGNSNPESSRPTVSADGGTEGDVRTDGGTEGDVRTDGATAASDGGEGDD
- a CDS encoding P-II family nitrogen regulator, which translates into the protein MTDGEIQMIVAVIRPDRLTDVKRALSEVGAPSLTVTDVSGRGSQPAKKSQWRGEEYVVDLHQKVKVETVVADVPAEDVVEAIADAAKTGEKGDGKIFTLPVDDAYQVRTGNTGPDAV
- a CDS encoding O-acetylhomoserine aminocarboxypropyltransferase/cysteine synthase family protein, whose translation is MSDDSTDDRERGFSTHSLHAGQEPDPATGARAPPLYQTTSYVFEDADDAADQFALEKPGYIYSRLMNPTLETLQERLATLEGGVGAVATSSGMAAMNLVTFLLADAGDNVVSSNSLYGGTATYLTHSVERNGVTTRFVDALDYDAYEEAIDEDTAYVHFETIGNPALDTPDIERIADIAHDHDVPVFVDNTFATPHLCNPLEHGADLVWESTTKWIHGSGTTVGGVVVDGGNFDWAEHADKYPEIGGENPAYHGVNFAETFGDAAFTYAAIARGLRDLGNQQSPFDAWQTLQGLETLPLRMERHSENAMKVAEYLEDHDNVAWVNYPGLESHPTHENASKYLDGGYGGMITFGLEGGYDAARSTVENTSLASLLANVGDAKTLIIHPASTTHQQLTDEEQDEAGVTDDLVRLSVGIEDPADIVADLADAIEAASD
- a CDS encoding DMT family transporter translates to MTRYENALGFLALAALWGASYPAITAAKAGVDPLLMAALRFDAIGVVVLAYALVRGQRIRPSGVDARSILVGGIGIVAVHNGLLFAGQARVTGAVGAVVLATVPIWSVAFAVVLLDTARPTPSRVAGVCLGLVGVAVLAVPAPGAIASPDGLGVALLAASAVAFALATVVLRRERPRLGVAARQGWMMLLGGPLLHAGSLLAGEPQRVVLSQQFVVAFAFLVLAAGVVGYLLFFELLDRLGPVEINLVGYVAPVFAAVVGWLFLDDAISITTVAGFVVVAVGFLLVKRDAIRDALADDPPPATGD